A part of Drosophila bipectinata strain 14024-0381.07 chromosome 3L, DbipHiC1v2, whole genome shotgun sequence genomic DNA contains:
- the LOC122322272 gene encoding uncharacterized protein translates to MPIIEKDRVESDLKAGLKKVSPTGVLDERQTVHQAMAASIEAEVARGYDQGSSGRGAIPKVQTEVPSEIRSAVNTALFQAQQTYESGKHSEFNAFKEQMEADMMLFMKDINDCRASWRKDFESQWMSQQQQQPAESHSMKPPERQFQQPPPCQPTARCSDRGWQGPASAPPTGPKMQHAEARADTIRQVVPLPEDYSKPPPNIYGKQDLSRPPERAASRIGWEARGYQPPGQALSLEMEPEWDASYVPSAMNQAESLGQTRGSSQARMEVGHLRKWGLLFDGSPRSMPVSEFVFRLEHLQRSYRIPWSEVLREFHVLVEGPAREWYWMYIRTNGKTDWPYLQYALQKQFQSHRSNFEREYELRERKQRSGESVEAYIQMMLTLRARLETPVSDFERIKIIKMNLRERISKIVYPIHVTNLEQLRHECHDAERMLATRWSRQTAEGEHQRGFSYRPRVEEVEDQQEDEDGWPEEGEVEALHRQEKSRDKSTLNCWNCNERGNTFWELNINKQSPTLERSDGNPSSAQGADYKEGKPRCFQEYPVTPRIERAQRRTERQRICAAIRAAVSGDNRPFAIVEVEGNNIEGLLDSGASVSLLGEGCLELIEKLGLRREKTRAIMQSAGGAKHQVLGKVYPEIRYQGQTHRIPILLCPSLKQKLYLGVDFWRKFHIAPEVVRVESLENVETEIHSKGEPVEPHTLTKEQKERLDKVKEGFLAYENQGLGLTTMEQHTIKLVEGAVPVKERFYPVSPAKQQLLFAEVDEMLRLGVIELSESPWNNRTTLVQKPGKNRLCLDARKLNALTVKDAYPLQNIESILSRVDDTIYISSIDLKHAFWQVELEERSRPYTAFTIPGRPLYQFRRMPFGLCNAAQRLCRLMDRVIPQRLRDRVFVYLDDLLMISKTFEEHCELLTEVGNCLRKANLTIGLQKSKFCFKYLRYLGYVLGDGALKTDPRKIAAIKEIEVPKNVRQLRSFLGTANWYRRFIQNFSEISAPLTDCLKRGKGLQWTPEAEVAFQKLKQAVTCAPVLTHPDFRKHFWIQCDASHVGIGAVLFQKDDDKAERPIAYFSAKLRGAQLNYSVTEIECLAAVKAVERFRPYIEMMPFTILTDHASLKWLMSFKNLEGRLARWFLALQPYQFNIDHRKGKDNVVADTLSRPNEVEELSLVNMETTAFAGSTGKE, encoded by the exons ATCTCAAGGCCGGACTGAAGAAGGTATCGCCCACAGGAGTTCTGGATGAGCGACAGACGGTGCATCAAGCCATGGCCGCCTCCATTGAAGCCGAAGTAGCAAGAGGCTACGATCAAGGAAGCAGTGGCAGAGGAGCGATACCAAAGGTCCAAACGGAGGTTCCGTCAGAGATTCGGTCGGCAGTTAATACGGCACTGTTTCAGGCACAACAGACGTATGAATCGGGAAAGCACAGTGAGTTCAATGCATTCAAGGAGCAAATGGAGGCCGACATGATGCTGTTTATGAAGGACATAAACGACTGCAGGGCATCGTGGAGGAAGGACTTCGAGAGCCAGTGGATGagtcaacagcagcagcagccggcaGAGTCTCATTCGATGAAGCCTCCCGAACGTCAGTTCCAACAGCCGCCTCCGTGTCAGCCGACGGCAAGGTGTTCCGACCGAGGATGGCAGGGGCCAGCATCTGCACCACCAACCGGACCAAAGATGCAGCACGCAGAAGCAAGGGCGGACACAATAAGACAGGTGGTCCCGTTGCCGGAAGACTATTCAAAGCCACCACCGAACATATACGGCAAACAGGATCTGTCGAGGCCTCCGGAACGAGCCGCGTCCAGGATCGGCTGGGAAGCACGGGGTTACCAACCGCCGGGTCAAGCGTTGTCGCTGGAGATGGAGCCAGAATGGGACGCGTCATACGTACCCTCGGCAATGAACCAAGCCGAGTCGTTGGGGCAAACGCGAGGGTCAAGCCAGGCCCGAATGGAAGTGGGACATCTCCGCAAATGGGGCTTGTTGTTCGATGGCAGTCCCAGAAGCATGCCGGTCTCGGAGTTCGTGTTCCGACTAGAGCACCTGCAGAGGTCGTATCGCATTCCGTGGAGCGAGGTGCTAAGGGAGTTCCATGTGTTAGTGGAAGGTCCAGCCAGAGAATGGTATTGGATGTACATACGTACCAACGGGAAGACGGACTGGCCATATCTGCAGTACGCACTCCAAAAGCAATTTCAAAGCCATAGGTCGAACTTTGAGAGAGAGTATGAGCTGCGAGAGAGGAAGCAAAGATCCGGAGAGAGTGTGGAGGCCTATATCCAGATGATGTTGACGCTGAGGGCAAGATTGGAGACACCGGTATCCGATTTTGaacgaataaaaataataaaaatgaatctGAGGGAGAGAATATCCAAGATTGTATATCCGATTCATGTAACCAACCTGGAGCAGCTACGCCATGAGTGTCACGATGCGGAGAGGATGCTAGCCACTCGATGGTCTAGGCAGACGGCGGAGGGTGAGCATCAAAGAGGATTCTCTTATCGTCCGAGGGTGGAAGAGGTGGAAGATCAGCAGGAGGACGAGGACGGCTGGCCCGAGGAGGGTGAAGTCGAAGCCCTGCACCGACAAGAGAAGTCGAGGGATAAGTCGACCCTGAATTGCTGGAACTGCAACGAGCGGGGGAACACATTTTGGGAGT taaatataaataagcaGAGTCCAACGTTAGAAAGATCGGATGGGAATCCAAGTTCAGCACAAGGAGCGGATTACAAGGAGGGTAAGCCGCGGTGTTTCCAAGAGTACCCAGTAACTCCAAGAATCGAACGTGCCCAGCGGAGGACCGAGAGGCAAAGGATATGTGCAGCGATTCGAGCCGCGGTGAGCGGCGACAACAGGCCGTTTGCGATCGTGGAAGTAGAGGGAAACAACATCGAAGGCCTGTTAGACAGTGGTGCATCCGTCAGTCTCCTCGGTGAAGGATGTCTGGAATTGATTGAAAAATTAGGATTGAGACGGGAAAAGACGCGAGCAATCATGCAGTCCGCGGGCGGTGCAAAACACCAGGTGCTTGGCAAGGTTTATCCAGAGATAAGATACCAAGGTCAAACGCACCGCATCCCGATCCTGCTTTGCCCCTCTTTGAAGCAAAAACTTTATCTGGGCGTAGATTTTTGGAGGAAGTTCCACATCGCACCCGAAGTCGTGAGAGTCGAGTCGTTGGAGAACGTGGAAACCGAGATCCACAGCAAAGGGGAACCAGTAGAGCCTCACACCCTAACGAAGGAACAAAAGGAACGGCTGGATAAAGTAAAGGAAGGGTTCCTGGCATATGAGAATCAAGGGTTAGGACTCACAACGATGGAACAGCACACCATAAAGCTAGTAGAGGGGGCAGTGCCCGTCAAGGAAAGGTTTTATCCAGTGTCCCCGGCCAAGCAGCAACTTTTGTTCGCTGAAGTGGACGAAATGTTGAGACTCGGAGTCATCGAGCTGAGTGAGAGTCCGTGGAACAACCGCACGACGTTGGTGCAAAAACCCGGCAAGAACAGGCTGTGTTTAGACGCCCGGAAGCTGAATGCATTGACGGTGAAGGATGCCTACCCATTGCAGAATATAGAGTCCATCCTCAGCCGGGTCGATGACACGATTTACATCAGCAGCATCGACCTAAAACATGCGTTTTGGCAAGTGGAACTGGAGGAAAGGAGTCGTCCGTATACAGCCTTTACTATACCTGGGAGGCCGCTGTATCAGTTCCGGAGGATGCCTTTTGGCTTATGCAATGCGGCGCAAAGATTATGCAGGTTGATGGATAGAGTCATCCCACAGAGGCTCAGAGACCGAGTGTTCGTATATCTCGATGACCTGTTAATGATCTCGAAGACCTTTGAGGAGCATTGCGAGTTACTAACAGAAGTGGGAAATTGCTTACGGAAGGCGAATTTGACCATCGGATTGCAGAAGTCAAAGTTCTGTTTTAAATACTTGCGGTATTTGGGGTATGTTTTAGGAGATGGCGCTCTGAAAACAGACCCACGGAAGATCGCAGCCATTAAAGAAATTGAGGTCCCGAAGAACGTCCGACAATTGCGCAGTTTCCTTGGCACGGCGAATTGGTATAGAAGGTTCATACAAAATTTTTCCGAAATAAGCGCTCCTTTAACCGATTGCCTGAAAAGAGGGAAAGGGCTACAGTGGACACCTGAAGCGGAGGTAGCGTTCCAGAAGCTAAAGCAAGCAGTGACCTGTGCGCCGGTTTTGACCCACCCTGACTTCCGAAAGCACTTCTGGATTCAGTGCGATGCGAGTCATGTAGGTATCGGCGCGGTGTTGTTCCAGAAGGACGACGATAAAGCGGAACGGCCGATCGCCTACTTTTCGGCAAAGCTGCGAGGCGCACAGCTGAATTACAGTGTAACCGAGATAGAGTGTCTGGCTGCAGTCAAAGCTGTTGAGAGGTTCCGTCCCTACATAGAGATGATGCCGTTCACCATCTTGACGGATCACGCGAGCCTTAAGTGGCTGATGTCTTTTAAAAATCTGGAAGGGAGACTGGCCAGATGGTTTCTAGCGCTACAGCCTTACCAGTTTAACATCGACCATCGGAAAGGAAAGGACAATGTGGTGGCCGATACTCTTTCACGCCCCAACGAAGTAGAAGAGCTGAGCCTTGTGAACATGGAGACGACGGCGTTCGCCGGGAGTACCGGGAAAGAGTAA